A single genomic interval of Rhodopseudomonas palustris harbors:
- a CDS encoding ABC transporter ATP-binding protein, giving the protein MTAPAVLTLDKVSVRLPAGADRSHAVRDASLTIAAGEILCVVGESGSGKSIMANAVMQLLPGGVTLDGGRVLFEGRDLAQASAAEMRNVRGAGIAMVFQEPMTALNPLRTIGDQIGEMFSIHTDLSKRDIKSKVLALLTDVRIPDPARAAGAYPHELSGGQRQRAMIAMALALDPKLLIADEPTTALDVTTQAQILTLIRELQSRRNTAVLFITHDFGVVAEIADRVVVMQHGVIVEQGKADNVLNRPQHAYTRQLIAAVPPLTAPPPRPFGSDTILSIDNVSKTFRTGGFLGRGARVTDAVKNVSLKLPKGATLGIVGESGSGKSTLARCIIRLLDPDAGSILLDGRDWATMPREQVRRETRHMQMVFQDPFASLNPRHKAEDLVAQGPIIHGTPRKQAIAEARKLFELVGLDPAAGDRLPHEFSGGQRQRIGLARALALKPDVLIADEAVSALDVSVQAQVLKLLTDLREQLGLSIIFITHDLRVAAQICDLVAVMKDGVVVEHGPAGDVFNAPQHPYTQALLASIPGGDFARCHGLT; this is encoded by the coding sequence ATGACCGCGCCCGCAGTTCTCACGCTCGACAAAGTCAGCGTCCGACTGCCCGCCGGCGCCGACCGCAGCCATGCCGTGCGCGACGCATCGCTGACGATCGCCGCAGGCGAAATCCTTTGTGTGGTCGGCGAATCCGGCTCCGGCAAATCGATCATGGCGAACGCCGTGATGCAGCTCCTACCCGGCGGCGTCACGCTCGACGGCGGCCGCGTGCTGTTCGAAGGCCGCGACCTTGCGCAGGCCAGCGCCGCGGAGATGCGCAATGTTCGCGGCGCAGGCATCGCCATGGTTTTTCAGGAGCCGATGACCGCGCTCAATCCGCTGCGCACCATCGGAGATCAGATCGGCGAGATGTTCTCGATCCACACCGATCTGTCGAAGCGAGACATCAAGTCCAAGGTGCTTGCGCTGCTGACCGACGTGCGCATTCCCGATCCGGCGCGTGCCGCCGGCGCATATCCGCACGAACTCTCCGGCGGCCAGCGCCAGCGCGCCATGATCGCGATGGCGCTCGCGCTCGATCCCAAGCTGCTGATCGCCGACGAGCCAACGACTGCGCTCGACGTCACCACACAAGCGCAGATCCTCACTCTGATCCGCGAACTACAAAGCCGGCGCAACACTGCGGTGCTGTTCATCACCCATGATTTCGGCGTCGTCGCCGAGATCGCCGATCGCGTCGTGGTGATGCAGCACGGCGTCATCGTCGAACAGGGCAAGGCCGATAACGTGCTGAATCGGCCGCAGCATGCTTATACGCGGCAACTGATTGCGGCGGTGCCGCCGCTGACCGCCCCGCCGCCGCGTCCGTTCGGCAGCGACACGATCCTGAGCATCGACAACGTGTCGAAGACGTTCCGCACCGGTGGCTTTCTCGGCCGCGGCGCGCGCGTCACCGACGCGGTGAAGAACGTCTCGCTGAAATTGCCGAAGGGAGCGACGCTCGGCATCGTTGGCGAGAGCGGCTCCGGCAAGTCGACGCTGGCGCGCTGCATCATCCGTCTGCTCGATCCGGACGCGGGCTCGATCCTGCTCGACGGCCGTGACTGGGCGACGATGCCGCGCGAGCAGGTGCGGCGCGAAACGCGCCACATGCAGATGGTGTTTCAGGACCCGTTCGCCTCGCTCAATCCGCGGCACAAGGCCGAGGACTTGGTCGCGCAAGGCCCGATCATCCACGGCACGCCGCGCAAGCAGGCAATCGCCGAGGCGCGCAAACTGTTCGAACTGGTCGGGCTGGATCCCGCCGCCGGCGACCGGCTGCCGCACGAATTCTCCGGCGGTCAGCGCCAGCGGATCGGCCTCGCCCGCGCGCTGGCGCTGAAGCCCGACGTGCTGATCGCGGATGAAGCCGTATCGGCGCTCGACGTTTCGGTGCAGGCGCAGGTTCTCAAGCTGTTGACCGACTTGCGCGAGCAACTTGGGCTGTCGATTATCTTCATCACCCACGACCTGCGCGTCGCCGCGCAGATCTGCGACCTCGTCGCCGTAATGAAGGACGGCGTAGTCGTCGAGCACGGCCCCGCCGGTGACGTCTTCAACGCCCCGCAGCACCCCTACACGCAAGCCCTGCTCGCCTCGATCCCGGGCGGAGATTTTGCGCGCTGCCACGGGCTGACCTAG
- a CDS encoding ABC transporter substrate-binding protein has product MKMQHLSRRAFLSSVAFAALAVTQPHIVHAQDTPLRGGVLNVHMNAEQRVLNPAIRASVDVYLVGSKIVEPLVDLDDKGQPVGVLATAWKTSADGKTITFNLRENVKWHDGKPFTSADVQYTAMELWKKYLNYGSTLQKSLQAVDTPDPLTAVFQYSEPMPLDLLLRALPDLGYIAPKHIYDGTNILENPANIEPIGTGPFKFVKYERGQYIIAERNPDYWRKGFPYLDRIVWKFIPDKTAAAMALETGSVDLSAYTSLTLSDINRLREHKDFIVSTKGNEGNAVQNTVEFNFRRKELADIRVRRAIIHAINTDFFIENLLYGFGKRGQGPIPQSSDFFVAGAPDLKYDVALANKLLDEAGYPRTNGQRFKLRLLPAPWGEDVSSFATFIQQSLTEVGIQVEIVPRDAAGFLSDVYRDWNFDLATGRHQYRSDPAVSTTVWYRSGATKGAPWTNQWGWQDAEIDRVIDKAAIELDPQARKRLYAEFVKLANTEVPVWMATDREFITVTNKKLRNDRNTPRWPSSSWYDLWVQK; this is encoded by the coding sequence ATGAAGATGCAGCACCTCTCCCGACGCGCCTTCCTCTCCTCGGTCGCTTTTGCCGCCCTCGCCGTCACCCAGCCCCACATCGTTCATGCGCAGGACACTCCTTTGCGGGGAGGTGTCTTGAACGTCCACATGAATGCCGAGCAGCGGGTTCTGAATCCTGCGATCCGAGCATCGGTCGATGTCTACCTAGTCGGTAGCAAGATCGTCGAGCCACTGGTGGATCTGGACGATAAAGGCCAGCCGGTCGGCGTATTGGCGACGGCCTGGAAAACATCAGCCGACGGCAAGACGATCACGTTCAACCTGCGTGAGAACGTCAAATGGCATGACGGCAAGCCGTTCACATCTGCAGATGTTCAGTACACCGCGATGGAGCTCTGGAAGAAGTACCTGAACTACGGGTCGACCTTGCAGAAGAGCCTGCAAGCGGTCGATACGCCGGACCCGCTCACGGCCGTGTTCCAGTATTCTGAACCGATGCCGCTGGACCTGCTGCTGCGCGCTTTGCCCGACCTGGGATATATCGCGCCGAAGCATATCTATGACGGCACCAACATTCTCGAAAACCCGGCGAACATCGAGCCGATCGGTACCGGCCCGTTCAAATTCGTGAAATACGAGCGCGGTCAGTACATCATCGCCGAGCGCAACCCGGACTACTGGCGCAAGGGCTTCCCCTATCTCGATCGCATCGTGTGGAAGTTCATTCCCGACAAGACCGCTGCGGCGATGGCGCTGGAAACCGGCTCGGTGGACCTCAGCGCCTACACGTCGTTGACTTTGTCGGACATCAATCGTCTGCGCGAGCACAAGGATTTCATCGTCTCCACCAAGGGCAACGAAGGCAACGCGGTGCAGAATACGGTGGAGTTCAACTTCCGCCGCAAGGAGCTGGCGGATATTCGCGTCCGGCGCGCCATCATACACGCCATCAATACCGACTTCTTCATCGAGAACCTGCTCTATGGCTTCGGCAAGCGCGGCCAGGGCCCGATCCCTCAGTCATCCGACTTCTTCGTCGCAGGCGCGCCGGATCTGAAATACGACGTCGCGCTCGCCAATAAGCTGCTGGACGAGGCTGGATATCCGCGCACCAACGGGCAACGCTTCAAGCTGCGACTGCTACCTGCACCGTGGGGCGAGGACGTCAGCTCCTTCGCAACCTTCATCCAGCAGTCGCTGACGGAGGTCGGCATTCAGGTCGAGATCGTGCCGCGTGATGCGGCCGGCTTCTTGTCAGACGTGTACCGCGACTGGAATTTCGACCTCGCAACCGGACGGCACCAGTACAGGAGCGACCCGGCGGTCAGCACCACGGTCTGGTATCGCTCCGGCGCCACCAAGGGAGCGCCCTGGACGAACCAATGGGGCTGGCAGGATGCCGAGATCGATCGGGTGATCGACAAGGCCGCAATCGAGCTCGATCCGCAGGCACGCAAGCGGCTCTATGCCGAATTCGTCAAGCTGGCCAACACCGAGGTTCCGGTCTGGATGGCGACCGACCGCGAATTCATTACGGTCACGAACAAGAAGCTGCGCAATGACCGCAACACCCCGCGCTGGCCTTCCAGCAGCTGGTATGACCTGTGGGTGCAGAAATGA
- a CDS encoding LysR substrate-binding domain-containing protein → MIERDEPPLTSVRAFEAVARLGGATAAARELGVSPSAISHQLAVLDDFMGQPLTRRQGRGLVLTDAGREYFRSVRTAFAVLRGATDQLREGSRSTQVRLGVIPLFARAWLFRHIHEFLDRNPDIDLNISYTHHRNYVSDSADLSVRFGEGSWKGYKAHRILSGAIALYCSRAFLARHREAATDPKLLQNYALIHDQDFGGWQQWWDLHNVEGEPSTGLLVEDGNLALQAALDGLGIALLRPSLVDVFVDEGGLSRLFDHQLEDGRDYYLCHLVEQPLSEAEERLVSWLIDRCRHSS, encoded by the coding sequence ATGATCGAACGCGACGAGCCCCCATTGACCTCGGTGCGAGCCTTCGAAGCTGTCGCACGGCTCGGCGGCGCCACCGCTGCCGCCCGTGAGCTGGGGGTTTCGCCTTCGGCGATCAGCCATCAACTTGCCGTGCTCGATGACTTCATGGGGCAGCCGCTCACGCGGCGTCAGGGGCGTGGCCTCGTCCTGACCGACGCAGGTCGTGAGTATTTTCGCTCGGTTCGCACCGCGTTCGCCGTCCTACGCGGCGCAACCGATCAACTTCGGGAGGGCAGCCGGAGTACGCAGGTTCGGCTCGGCGTCATCCCGCTGTTCGCCCGGGCCTGGCTGTTCCGTCACATCCATGAGTTTTTGGATCGGAATCCAGACATCGATCTAAACATCTCCTACACCCACCATCGCAACTACGTCAGCGATTCAGCGGATCTGTCGGTTCGGTTCGGCGAGGGCAGTTGGAAGGGCTACAAGGCTCATCGGATTTTATCCGGCGCAATCGCGCTGTATTGCAGCCGGGCGTTCCTGGCTCGACATCGGGAAGCGGCAACCGATCCGAAATTGCTTCAGAACTATGCTCTGATTCACGATCAGGACTTCGGCGGCTGGCAGCAATGGTGGGATCTGCACAACGTCGAGGGGGAGCCCAGCACCGGGCTGCTGGTGGAGGACGGCAATCTCGCCTTGCAGGCGGCGCTGGATGGCCTGGGCATCGCTTTGCTGCGTCCTTCCCTCGTCGATGTCTTCGTCGACGAAGGCGGGCTGTCACGCCTCTTCGACCATCAGCTTGAAGATGGCCGAGACTATTACCTCTGTCACCTCGTTGAGCAGCCGTTGTCCGAGGCAGAAGAACGCCTTGTCAGTTGGCTTATCGATCGTTGTCGGCATTCCAGCTAG
- a CDS encoding ABC transporter permease: MDTLKRYFRSPAAIVGLILLLLIIGMAISAGWIYPRDPLALAGRPLIWPFSNPRFLLGTDNSGRDIAAQIFHGARIALLIGGAATVIAILIGVLIGAFAGYFGGWVDTVLMRITEAFQTLPNFVLLLVLVAVFGSTLTTVTIAVGIVSWPAPARLTRAEFLSLRNREFVQAGRTLGMKDLQLILGEILPNALPPVIVYASVVMAVAILLESALAFLRLSDPNVASWGNLIGLGRDVLRVQWYVAAIPGIAILITVLAVSLVGQGLNDALNPRLKGR, translated from the coding sequence TTGCTGCTGATCATTGGCATGGCGATCAGCGCCGGCTGGATCTATCCGCGCGACCCCTTGGCGTTGGCCGGCCGCCCCCTGATCTGGCCATTCAGTAATCCGCGTTTCTTGCTCGGCACCGACAACTCCGGCCGCGACATCGCCGCCCAGATCTTCCATGGTGCGCGGATCGCGCTGCTGATCGGCGGCGCCGCCACGGTGATCGCAATTCTGATCGGAGTGCTGATCGGCGCTTTCGCGGGCTATTTCGGCGGCTGGGTCGACACTGTCCTGATGCGAATTACAGAGGCATTCCAGACTCTGCCGAACTTTGTGCTGCTGCTGGTGCTGGTCGCGGTGTTCGGATCGACGCTGACCACGGTCACGATCGCGGTCGGCATCGTGTCGTGGCCGGCGCCGGCACGGCTGACGCGTGCTGAATTCCTCAGCCTGCGCAATCGTGAATTCGTGCAAGCAGGCCGAACGCTGGGCATGAAGGACCTGCAACTGATCCTCGGCGAGATCCTGCCAAACGCGCTGCCGCCGGTGATCGTCTATGCCAGCGTGGTGATGGCGGTGGCGATCCTGCTCGAGAGCGCGCTGGCCTTCCTGCGTCTGTCCGATCCGAATGTCGCCTCTTGGGGCAATCTGATCGGGCTCGGCCGCGACGTGTTGCGCGTGCAGTGGTACGTCGCCGCGATCCCCGGCATCGCCATTTTGATCACCGTGCTGGCGGTGTCGCTGGTCGGCCAGGGCCTCAACGACGCGCTCAACCCGAGGCTGAAGGGCCGATGA
- a CDS encoding cysteine hydrolase family protein, which yields MSNVPLKLNSTPYPFPLHGPLTTHNTALLVIDVQGDFCAEGGYMHQFGFDLTALQRPIPVIARVLAACRAVGMPVIHTRETFKPDLSDVQPHRLWRGIDGKGVAVGDEGPKGRYLIEGAECWQIIPELAPQDGEPVFDKPSYGAFGFTGIEKYLRERGITNLILTGLTTDCCIHTNVREALDRGFDCLTLADGTGACFEAVHEAAIQLLIKKSGVFGAVAESPALLEALKRLPVAEVASS from the coding sequence ATGAGCAACGTCCCGTTGAAACTCAACTCCACCCCCTACCCGTTTCCGCTGCACGGCCCGCTGACGACGCACAACACCGCCCTGCTGGTCATCGATGTCCAGGGCGATTTCTGCGCCGAGGGTGGCTACATGCACCAGTTCGGCTTCGACCTCACAGCCCTGCAGCGACCGATCCCCGTGATCGCCCGTGTCCTGGCAGCCTGCCGCGCGGTCGGCATGCCGGTGATCCATACCCGCGAGACCTTCAAGCCAGACCTTTCGGACGTCCAGCCGCATCGACTCTGGCGCGGCATTGACGGCAAGGGCGTAGCGGTCGGCGACGAGGGTCCCAAGGGACGCTACCTGATCGAGGGTGCCGAGTGCTGGCAGATCATCCCGGAACTCGCGCCGCAGGACGGAGAGCCGGTGTTCGACAAGCCGTCCTACGGCGCCTTCGGCTTCACCGGCATCGAGAAATATCTGCGGGAGCGCGGTATCACGAACCTGATCCTGACTGGGCTCACCACCGATTGCTGCATCCACACCAATGTGCGCGAGGCGCTCGATCGCGGTTTCGACTGCCTGACGCTGGCGGACGGCACCGGCGCCTGTTTCGAGGCGGTGCACGAGGCGGCGATCCAGTTGCTGATCAAGAAAAGCGGCGTGTTCGGCGCGGTCGCCGAGAGTCCGGCTCTGCTCGAGGCGCTGAAGCGACTGCCAGTCGCGGAGGTGGCTTCTTCATGA